The Papaver somniferum cultivar HN1 unplaced genomic scaffold, ASM357369v1 unplaced-scaffold_107, whole genome shotgun sequence genome includes a region encoding these proteins:
- the LOC113328251 gene encoding DNA-directed RNA polymerases II, IV and V subunit 12-like, giving the protein MDSQPAEPVSYICGDCGMENTLKPGDVIQCRECGYRILYKKRTKRIVQYEAR; this is encoded by the exons ATGGATTCTCAACCTGCTGAACCAGTCAGTTACATCTGTGGAG ATTGTGGGATGGAGAACACACTGAAGCCGGGAGACGTGATTCAGTGTAGGGAATGTGGATATCGCATCCTTTACAAGAAGCGAACCAAACGAA TTGTGCAGTACGAAGCTCGCTAA